The genomic DNA gaagtgaaagcTTTCATTCCACTTGTGAGCCTCACTTTCCCCCCTGTGTTTTTATAGATGTTTTCAAGTAAAAGCAGCAACACAAGTTGGTACTTTCATCTTATGCTGagtaatctcttttttttttgtccatgtAAGAAGCTACCCAGGGGAGCACAGCACTTTCCTCCTGGATTAGCCCCACTTTTGTGGAGCTGATCTTCTATGAGagagctgttttttctctccttctctctatCAAATCATCAGATGTGTGCACAGCTGTAGCCCTGGACTGAAATATGGCTTTAAAGGAACATGGTGCAGGTAAACATTGAAAGTTGGATGTGTCATGAAGATCAAAGTAGACTTGTTTGTGCCcgactttatttttttccccagttaaaAGACCAAACTGGCACGTACAGTATAACTGTGCTACGTGATGGAGTTGGGGAGTGTTGCTGGAGAGTCTTGGGGCTCTTTTGATGACATTAGATGTACAGGAAGGCTCTGGGAGGAGAGTGCTGAGCCCTGGAAGAAACTTCACAGCCAGGACACCAGGACTTCTCACTCTGCTTTTCATACCAGCCCCAAAAAATGGGTCATTTTAGATCACTGTGTTTCTTAGCTATCACTGTGCAGGATGCAAGGTGTTCCTAAGTTGGGGAGGTGGCTCTGGTCTGGTAAAGACAGGCAGGTAACAGCCCTTGCTTGTTGTAAAAGTGCAGAGCAAACACCACAGGTGGACTGAAGATGTAGAGGGATCCTTTTAGCTAATAGTTTCCCCAGAGGGATGTGTAGAGGCCAGTTGGTTGCACAAATCCCACCCCACTTCAGCCTTCTGGAGGGCCTGGCTGTGTGCTGTGTAGCTctggccatggcagggggttttTGAAGCTCCTTGTGGGCAGCTCTAGGGGAAGACTTTGGATTCAAACTGAAATGGGGCTGCTGAAGGGCTCTGCTGTGGCTTCCGTGCTGGGGTTGTTTTATAACCTGAGGCCATGGCAGGAGGAGACAGCTGCCCAAGGTGGGACCATGAGGTTAATGGTGCTGCTCTGCCTAGTTGTACCTAGAGGTGAGGCCTCTCCTGCACGGGAGAGGTGGGACTgctgaggagctgtggctgTCTTGCACCCTTTGAGCCCCACCTGGGGCTGCCCCTCACATTTTGCATGTCTTGTGGCTCTCAGCTGCATCAAGAAATGGGTTTGTGGTGTGTGAGGCTGGGAAGGTTGGTTGCCCTCAATGTGGGTGCCTCAGCATGGCCTTGGGGACCAGTCCataaggaaagctggggaggggcttgggacaagggcagggagggagtggacaagggggaatggattgaaactggaagagggagattgaggttggacatgaggaggaaattctttgttgtgagggtggtgagagcctggcccaggttgcccagggaagctgtggctgccccatccctggcagtgttgaagggcaggttggatggggcttggagcaacctgggctggtgggaggtgtccctgcccatgcaggggggttggaactaggtgatcttcaaggtcccttccaacccaaaccatttgcTGCTTCTAACTTCTGTGGTCTTGGTTGTTCAGGGATTTGGTcaagttgtttttctgtctgaGGCTCATAGAGGTGGTGAGTTTttacagagctgctgtgcaggttATGAAGTGTCTCCTTCCCTGCCAGTGAACATCTTGCAGCCCTTCCCACTGACTGACCTGCACCCTAAAAgcctctcccctctgccctcccagcagggctcctcagggctgcacACTTTGGGTGGCTAGGAGCAGTTTTCTGACATCCAGCCTGACTGAACATgcatctccccagctccctgctgctgtcttAAGTTTCTCTATCTCTCCTGCCTCCATGGCAACATTTTCAGGCTGTCATCAGAGAGCTGCTTGCTTCTCATTTTGCTCAGCTAACCATGACAAGCTTTTTGAGTGTCTGGTTTCTTTTTGCCTGGTcatcctttctctgctttcactCTGGTCAAGAGGTCTCTTTGCTGAAGATGGATGATGAGCATCAAACCCATCACTTCAGGCAGATCCTCTGAGAGATTTCTGTTAAAATCATCTGTAGGGGAGTAAATGTTCTGGTTtctaatttgattttatttaccTTCCTGCTAGCAGTCCTGTGGCTGGGATAGTCAGGATGCAAAGAACTGAGGCGTTTCCCAAACTGCTGCAAAAAACCCTCTTGAGTTCTTAAGGTGCATTCAGTCATTTCTTTGATCAAACCTGGAACCTGCACTGTAGGCAGTGAGCAGAAAAGCCAAAATCTTTCCAGGCTTTATCCTTTTCACACACCGAGGCAGAGTCCTGGCTTTTCTAAATATGATagaactggggggggggggggaagaaaatcCCCCACAGAGATGAAGGTGAGTGCTGCAGCCACCAGGGCATGGTAAGGCTTGTAGGGCTTTGCTGGGGGGGATGCTTTTCTCCTGAACTAGGCTGCCCTAAGTTGTCTGGAGACACCCTGTTCATCCCTCTGCAGCTCAgtcccctctcccagcagggTGATGAGGACACATGAGAGGCCTGCAAGATCATTCCATGCTGGGACCATGGGAACCCCCAGGGAAGTGGGAGACTCCCCCTGAAGCATGAATTAGATGGGTTGATGAAGTGCTTGCCAAATCCTTCACAACAACACTGCTTTACACAGAAAGAGCTGTGGGAATGCAGAGCACTGTCAGTTCTTCCAGGTCGTGGTGTCTGTGTCCCTGAAGCAGCTGAACTTCTCACTACAGAGACAGGACTTGAGTGACACCCAAGTCAATAGGGTTGGGGTTAGAGAGAGAATTTgctgcagacacacacatacaaaaaaagaaaagagattgtTTCAGGACAGAAAACTGTCAGTACTCTTCCTTAACCATTATGCAATCTATTcaataccttattttttttccctagttctGCTTTGGAGGACTTGTACAGGAGCTGAAGCTTAATTAgggtggttctttttttttcccagtgataTTGGCATGAATGTCCTCAATGCTCAAATGAATTTTTTCTGGTATAGTGAACCTTCATCTAGTACTGTCCCAGCCAATGAAGCATTACAGGTTAAAACTCAAGTAATTTTTGCTGCAGTTAAATAACAGACACTGCAGAAAGATGAAACAGTCCCTTTTTGATAATCCTGTTCTCCACGTAAATCCCAGCTAGGCAAGAGATTGTCTTAGATGAGAACAAACTGGGAGGAGCTCTCAGGCTGTCTGATCTCTCTTGtcttctttggaaaacaaagcaaaaaNNNNNNNNNNNNNNNNNNNNNNNNNNNNNNNNNNNNNNNNNNNNNNNNNNNNNNNNNNNNNNNNNNNNNNNNNNNNNNNNNNNNNNNNNNNNNNNNNNNNGAGGGGGTGTCCCTTGCCCCAGAGCAGGGTGAGGAACGTCCCTTCCGCGGCTGGAGCACTCggtccctccctgcctgctccccagccccgcaccaAACCTCTCCCTGAAGATGCTCTGGCAGCGACTGTGTCCCCCACGGGGGTGTCACCTCCCCGCAGAGTCACAACCGGGCGCGTCcccctgtcccctgccagccccccccaaaaaaaaaaaaggggtgggaGTGCAGAAAAGCAGCCCCCTTGGGCTGGGAGAAGAGTTTATTTCAGCGCCGCGGTGCAGTGAAGGGGGCTCAGCCCTCTGGGAAGGGAAAGCTCTTGCTCTTCTCCTCGTCTTCTGTCCCGGGGGATGTGGGGACCAAAACCCCCCTGAGAACTGTGTCACACAGTGTCGCCGGGCTCAGCCTGCCCTGGGtgccctcctggctgcaccCTGGGGTCCCACAagagccccgcagccccgggggaGGCAGGCGGGGATGTCCTTGTCACCTCTGGAGCTGGCTCCGGGGCAGCCGAGGGGTTGGGAAGGTGGGACGGTGGGAACGGGCAGCTCCCGGTGGGAACGGGCAGCTCCCGAGCTGAGTGGCCAGCGCCGTCCTGCAAGGACACCTTGCTGCGCCCTGGGATGTGTGCTCTGTCATCTCCAAaacacagggacaggcagggatcCAAcccggggcagggccgggctgcagcacagcaggtgaCCAGGAGAGGAGATGGTGGCCTTGAGGAGGACAGTGCTCATTCAGGAGCTCCAAAACCCCacctgcttccctctgctgaTGGGTGATGGAAGGACCCAGGTTCTTCCCTGTGCTTAAACCCCTCCCGTGGGCTCTCGCCCCCTTGTCACCTGAGGCTCCTCACGCCCCAGAGATGTCCCTTTGGGGGTCTCTGATGCCCTCACCTTGCCAGCCACGCTTGTCCCatggctctgcagcacaggggggctggggggtgcagCCACACACACCAGCCATGGTTCTCCAGAAGGAATTTTCCACGCTGCTCCACACCCCACCGCTTCGGCGGGCACGGGTCAGACCCATCCAAGCTGCTCTTGGGAGGAACCAAGCTACCAGCCGTGgcttttcttggtgtttttctgGCTCAAAAAACTCCTGctgatttccccccccctccccccccccagctgaATTCAAAGGGCTCTCCCACAAAAGCAAATCCCCTGGGGAAAAAGCAGTGGAAAGCCCCCTCGGCAGCTCACACCAGCACCCTGACACTGCCCAAGCCCCTTGTCCCCTCCTGGGAGGGATGTGGCTCATCCATGGGGATGTGGCTCATCCGTGGGGATGTTGCTCTCATCGAGGAAGGTGCCCTGGATGTCCCCAGGTGCTTCCAGCTGGCATGAGGATGGGTTGTTCCCAGCCCCTGGgttgcagcagggagaagatgCCACCTGGGACCCTGTGGGTGCCGATGGCAGCGTGGTCCAAGGCTCTGGAggctgggatggggagagggcTTTGGGGAGGGTCCCACGGGGAGGAGCTCTGGTCGTCCCTCAGCCTGGCActttggaggaaggggcagtGTCCCCCAGCTGTGCCCAGATGTCTGGATTTCTGGCAGGGTGGTGGCAGTAGCCAGTGTCCTTGCTGTGtcccctggctgtggcatgacCTTGCTGCTTCAGGGCATGCCTGTCACCCCTCCGAAGCCATCAAGGGCCACTGCCAAAGCAGTGGCACATGGTTGGGTCCAGGCTGAGCCctcctggcacaggcagggaagggctgtgggtgCCCCAGGTTCCGTGGAAGCCACGTCTCAGCACGGATCTcagcagcaagggctgggggTTCCATGGGACAGGGACCTCCCCAAGCCCCCAGCCTCTGGCTGAGCTGATCCCATcctgggggctgctcctgtgcccAGGGGGTGACACTGTGCCAGGTGCcttgtccctgctccctgtTTGCCCCTGCCATGGGTTGTGAGGAGCCAGGTGGACAACCCTTGAGCCATCAAACCACCCGGTTGCAGCATCAGCTGCAGAAAATCCAGGAAAGCCTGGGATGGAGAcaaagcccccccccccacacacaccctgccATGACGGGGATGGGGACAAAGCCCCCTGCACCCTACAAGGGCAGGGGTCAGGTCTGGGGCTGTGGCTCCCACTCCAGGTGACAACCAGGGgggctccagctccctgcaaaTTCAGGCATCACCAGGTCCGTGTGACCCcttggcaggggctggggtggcttTGCTGCCATGGGGGGCTCCGAGCCATGTCCCCAAGGTGGGGGACAAAGGCTGCAACCCCCGGAgcacccctcccttcctccGACACCAGCGGGGGGGGCTTATTGCCTTGATTTCCTCCCCTTAGGAAACGGCTACATCGAAGgcaaagagctggaaaacttCTTCCAGGAGCTGGAAAGCGCCAGGAAAGGGGCGGGTGTGGTAAGGGGCtcttcttctggttttgcttcccccccccttccctcctgccgGGTGGGTTAAGCTCTCCCGTCCCCTCTCTCCTGGCTGGCAGGACCCCAGGAATGACAACTTGGGGGACAAGATGAAGGAGTTCATGCTCAAGTACGACAAAAACTCGGACGGCAGGATCGAGATGGCCGAGGTGAGCGGTGCTGGCTCCGGGGCTGCTCGTGTTCCCCCTCCTCGGGATGCTCCTGGGGAACCACGGCCCTGGTTCCCTCCCACCCCTGACGCTCGTGTCCCCCCACAGCTGGCCCAGATCCTGCCCACGGAGGAGAATTTCCTGCTGTGTTTCCGCCAGCACGTGGGCTCCAGCTCGGAATTCATGGAGGTGAGCGGGGCGGGATGTGCTTCCCGAGGGATTCAATCCCTGGTGCCCaacagcagggagctggcatTGCCCAAACCCCTCCTGGCCTCCCCCTAAATTCTGGGCTTTCACTCAACACTGGGAGGTGATGCTGGTTTGGGAAGGGAGAGAGTTGGGAGCGTGCTGAGTTTCCCCAGTCCTCAGCGCCCCTTGGGCACCTTGTCCTGGTCTCCAGGTGAGATGAGCTGTGGGGTTTTGGAACCGTTCCTGTCAATTCCCCTTCTAGGGTGGTTCTTGGTGCCCAAGGGATGTGCTGGAGCAGACAACACTGCTCTGGGCCACCCCAAAACCTGGCTGCACCCTCGCAGGGGGTGAACCTGTCCGAAGGGCGGGAGGGAAATGGGTGACAGGGGGTGCAGCATCCCGGGGTGGGGAGGAGCTGGTGCTTGGAAAATGAAGCCGAGGTGGAGGTGATGGCTGAAAGAGGAGCAGCCCGTGGCccgggctggggaggagctggtgctgttGTTTAATTGGGGGATGTAATTAAGTGTTAAAGCCCAGCCTTGCACGCCGGGGTGAGGATCCTCGCTCTTGAACTCTCGGCGCGGGGCTGCGAGGCCACCACGAGCTGGGATGGGAGCCCTGAGGTGACCCCCCCCgcctctctctctgctgggaTGGGAGGGGGGATGCTCCAGGTCGGGGTGGGAGGTtctgggagagggggaaaacTGTTCCACAAGCCCCTGCTGACGTGCCCGGGGGGCTGTTCCTCAGGCCTGGCGCAGGTACGACACCGACCGCAGCGGCTACATCGAAGCCAACGAGCTCAAGGTGGGTTGTGGGCGGTGGGGTGGGTTGAGCCCTGTCCCCAGTGGGGTGGGACATCCCCgaggggacagcctggggatGAGGATGGAGCCAGCAAAGCCTCCTCCTTCCAGGGCTTCTTGTCAGACCTGCTGAAGAAGGCGAACCGACCCTACGACGAGCCCAAGCTGCAGGAGTACACGCAGACCATTGTGAGTGGGACCACTGGGAACAGGCTGGGGGGGCTCTCCCCTGGGGGTCCCACCGCCCCAggaggggtgggaggtgggggagaaggAGGCCACGGGTGACCTGGTGCTGCTTGTTGTCCCAACAGCTGCGGATGTTCGACATGAACGGTGATGGGAAACTGGGCCTCTCCGAGATGTCCCGGTAAGGTGATAGGTGGCCaggagggagaggtggggagggaaagaCACCCTGGAACCCTGCTGGCTGGGAgcatcctgctccagctcccaaggaaaacagttttcctctttaatttgctctttgggtggaaaaaaagtaccttctcctggctgcttcctgctcatccctgccctgtgcttcttttccagccttttgcCGGTGCAGGAAAACTTCCTGCTGAAATTCCAGGTAAAACAAGAACCAACCCCGACATTCCCATTCCCTGCTTGCtcctctgtcccctccctcaTGCCTCGTTCTCCCTTGCCCAGGGGATGAAGTTGTCCTCGGAGGAGTTCAATGCCATCTTCAACTTCTATGACAAGGtaggggagcagctcctgggaaaCTGCCCCAAATTGAAGACAAATCAgggccaaaaaaaaacacaacaaccccaaaccccacGTGGTTTCAATTGGCTCTgatttggggggtgggggggtgaggGTTTGGGGGTGTCCCTGGGGtgggggagctgcagggctggtgtcCTTCCCCCCCTGTTGATGTTCCTCCCTGCTTATCCAGGATGGCAGCGGCTTCATCGACGAGAACGAGTTGGATGCTCTGTTGAAAGACCTGTCTGAGAAGAACAAGAAGGTAAAGcggggaaggaaaaaaggggggatGGAGTCTGGAAGCCTCCCCGGAGCACCCCCCaattccccctcccccctgGAGGACCCCCCAATCTCCCCTTTCCCTCGAGCACCCCCCAATCCCTCCTCCCCAGAGCACCCCCCAATCCCTCCCCCTGGGAACATCCCCCAATCCCTCCTCCCTGGGAACATCCCCCAATCCCTCCTCCCCAGGAAAACCCCCCAATTCCTCCTCCCCTGGAGGACCTCCCAATTCCTCCCCCCTGGAGGACCCCCCAATCTCCCCTCCCTGGGAGCACCCCCCAATCCCTCCCCCTGGGAACACCCCCCAATCCCTCCTCCCCAGAGCACCCCCCAATCCCTCCCCCTGGGAACACCCCCCAATCCCTCCTCCCCGGAGCACCCCCCaattccccctcccccctgGAGCACCCCCCAATCCCTCCCCCCTGGAGCACCCCCCAATCCCTCCTCCCCAGAGCACCCCCCAATCTCCCCTCCCCACTGGGAGCACCCCCCAATCTCCCCTCCCCAGAGCACCCCCCAATCCCTTCACCCCTGGAGCACCCCccaacccccctccccaaagcaccccccccctccccagagcaCCCTCCAATCCCCCCTCCCCTTGAGCACCCCCCaatttctcctcccctctcccaccctccccTTCCACCCCCTGTTGTCCCTTCTCCACCAGAACCACAAGAGCTGCTGGTCCAGATGTGTCAACCCCCACATCCTCACGGGATGTTCAGGGGTGTGTTTGTCTGTgtgtctgggggggggggggggggggtgtccccAGTTTGGGGGTGCCCCCCCTcacccctccttccctgcaggagctgaacATCCAACAACTGACCAACTACAGGAAGAGCATCATGAATCTCTCCGACGGGGGCAAACTCTACCGCAAGGAGCTGGAACTCGTGCTCTGCAACGAGCCCCCCATGTAGGACCCCCCCAAAACTGCAGCCCCgcggggggggtgggagggagaggggccAGGAGGGGGGCAGTGCTGCCCCCCCAAAAACCTACCCCCCCAAGCTCTGCCCCCCCAGCTCTTGAGTTTGCTGTAGGTCGTTCCAATCCCACTTTGGGggggagacttttttttaaccccGTCCACCTGGTTGGTTTAATTatgatttgttgttgttatgattaattattattattaattaatattattattaattatttggagggggggagggggtcgttttcattgattttttttttttgtctcttcttgAGTTTTTCTCGTTTACCAAAGAACAGTTTACAAATAAATTGAAGTACTGCTAGagacacctgcctgctgctgcccctgggaacgggggggggggggggatgaagaaggtgggatgggatgaaggtgggatgggatgggatgaaggtgggatgggaggggaTGAAGGTGGGATGGGGATGGCATGGGATTAGGTTGGGATGAAGGTGGGAtagggtggggtgggatgggatgaagGTGGGATGGGGATGGCATGGGATTAGGTTGGGATGAAGGTGGGATGGGATGAaggtgggatgggaggggaTGGGATTAGGTTGGGATGAaggtgggatgggaggggaTGGGATTAGGTTGGGATGAAGGTGGGATGGGATGAaggtgggatgggaggggaTGGGATTAGGTTGGGATGAaggtgggatgggaggggaTGGGATTAGGTTGGGATGAAGGTGGGATGGGATGAaggtgggatgggaggggaTGGGATTAGGTTGGGATGAAGGTGGGATGGGATTAGGTTGGGATGAAGGTGGGATGGGATGAaggtgggatgggaggggaTGGGATTAGGTTGGGATGAaggtgggatgggaggggaTGGGATTAGGTTGGGATGAaggtgggatgggaggggaTGGGATTAGGTTGGGATGAAGGTGGGATGGGATGAAGGTGGGATGAGGTGGGATGAAGGTGGGATGGGGATGGCATGGGATTAGGTTGGGATGAAGGTGGGATAGGGTGGGATGAGATGGGATGAAGGTGGGATGGGGATGGCATGGGATTAGGTTGGGATGAAGGTGGGATGGGATTAGGTTGGGATGAAGGTGGGATGGGATGAAGGTGGGATGAAGGTGGGATGGGATGAACATGGGATAGGGTTGGGTGGGATTAGGTTGGGATGAAGGTGGGATGGGATGAAGGTGGGATGAGATGGGATGAAGGTGGGATGGGGATGGCATGGGATTAGGTTGGGATGAAGGTGGGATGGGATGAAGGTGGGATGGGATTAGGTTGGGATGAAGGTGGGATGGGATGAACATGGGATAGGGTTGGGTGGGATGAAGGTGGGATAGGGATGGCATGGGATTAGGTTGGGATGAAGGTGGGATGGGATGAAGGTGGGATAGGGTGGAATGAaggtgggatgggaggggaTGAAGGTGGGATGGGATGAAGGTAGGATGGGATTAGGTTGGGATgaaggtgggatgggatgggatgaagATGGGAGGGGATGAAGGTGGGATAGGGTGGCGTGGGATGAAGGTGGAATGAGGATGGGGTGGGATGAaggtgggatggggatgggatgaagaaggtgggatgggatgggaggggatgaaggtgggatgggaggggaTGGGATGAAGGCGGGATGGGATGAAGGTGGGATGAaggtgggatgggaggggaTGGGATTAGGTTGGGATGaagatgggatgggatggggatAGGGATGGGATAgggtgggatgggatgaaggtgggatgggatgggatggcgatagggtgggatggggatggggtgggCCCAGCACATCCCAGTTCAGCCCAGCACATCCCAGTTCACCCCAGTTCATCCCAGTTCACACCAGCACACTGCAGTTCATCCCAGTACACCCCAGTTCATCCCAGCACACCCCAGTACATCCCAGCTCACCCCAGTtcaccccagcacaccccagctcaccccagttCAGatcccagctcaccccagcacaccccagTTCACCCCCGTTCACCCCAGTTCACATCCCAGCTCACCCCAGTTcaccccagctcaccccagttCAGatcccagctcaccccagcacaccccagctcaccccagctcaccccagcacaccccagctcaccccagttCAGatcccagctcaccccagcacaccccagctcaccccagttCACATCCCAGTTCACCCCAGTTCACCCCAGTTCACatcccagctcaccccagcacaccccagcacaccccagctcaccccagttcaccccagcacaccccagcacaccccagctcaccccagttCACATCCCAGTTcaccccagctcaccccagttCACCCCAGTTCAcaccccagctcaccccagcacatcccagtacaccccagctcaccccagctCACACCCCAGTTCACATCCCAGCTCACCCCAGTTcaccccagctcaccccagcacaccccagctcaccccagtacatcccagctcaccccagcacaccccagctcacaccccagcacaccccagTACATCCCAGCTCACTCCAGTTCACCCCAGTTCACACCCCAGTTCACATCCCAGCacaccccagcacaccccagctcaccccagcacaccccagTACATCCCAGTACATCCCAGCTCACCCCAGTTcaccccagctcaccccagctCACATCCCAGCTCACCCCAGTTCACCCCAGTTCACCCCAGCACACCGCAGCTCACCCCAGCGCATCCCAGTTCAcaccccagctcaccccagcacatcccagctcaccccagttcacatcccagctcaccccagctcaccccagcacaccccagTTCACCCCCGTTCACCCCAGTTCACATCCCAGTtcaccccagcacaccccagTTCACatcccagctcaccccagctcaccccagcacaccccagTTCACCCCATTACACCCCATTacaccccagcacaccccagctcaccccagctcaccccagttCACCCCATTAcaccccagctcaccccagcacaccccagctcaccccagttcacaccccagcacaccccagcacaccccagTTCACCCCAGTAcctcccagctcaccccagttcacaccccagcacatcccagtaCATCCCAGCTCACCCCAGTTCACCCCAGTTCACACCCCAGTACACCCCAGTTCACACCCCAGTACatcccagctcaccccagctcaccccagttcacaccccagcacatcccagtacctcccagctcaccccagtTCACACCCTAGTACATCCCAGCTCACCCCAGTACATCCCAGCTCACCCCACCTCACCCCAGTTCacaccccagcacaccccagTTCACCCCAGTTCacaccccagcacaccccagttcaccccagcacaccccagctcaccccagtacatcccagctcaccccagcacaccccagctcaccccagttcacaccccagcacaccccagttcacaccccagcacaccccagctcaccccagctcaccccagcacaccccagtacatcccagctcaccccagttcacc from Apus apus isolate bApuApu2 chromosome 11, bApuApu2.pri.cur, whole genome shotgun sequence includes the following:
- the CALB2 gene encoding calretinin; the protein is MGGSEPCPQGGGQRLQPPEHPSLPPTPAGGAYCLDFLPLGNGYIEGKELENFFQELESARKGAGVDPRNDNLGDKMKEFMLKYDKNSDGRIEMAELAQILPTEENFLLCFRQHVGSSSEFMEAWRRYDTDRSGYIEANELKGFLSDLLKKANRPYDEPKLQEYTQTILRMFDMNGDGKLGLSEMSRLLPVQENFLLKFQGMKLSSEEFNAIFNFYDKDGSGFIDENELDALLKDLSEKNKKELNIQQLTNYRKSIMNLSDGGKLYRKELELVLCNEPPM